One window of Marmota flaviventris isolate mMarFla1 chromosome 5, mMarFla1.hap1, whole genome shotgun sequence genomic DNA carries:
- the LOC114082644 gene encoding olfactory receptor 2Y1B-like has product MRSKNTSIDDGFILVGFSDWPQLELTLFAFISIFYSLTLFGNTSIIALSRLDPRLHTPMYFFLCHLSFLDLCYTTSTVPRLLINLSRLDRTISYGGCVAQLFISLALGSTECVLLVVMAFDRYAAVCHPLHYTTIMHPHFCQALAIASWVGGLVNSLIQTGLMMAMPLCGNQLNHFFCEMPVLLKLACEDTGGTEAKMFVARAIILVFPAALIVGSYANIAQAVLKLTSMAGGRKALGTCGSHLLVVCLFYGSAMYTYLQPTGTYSESEGKFAALFYTIITPMLNPLIYTLRNKDVKGALLKVLGRNRD; this is encoded by the coding sequence ATGAGAAGTAAGAATACCAGTATTGATGATGGCTTCATTTTGGTAGGCTTCTCAGACTGGCCTCAACTGGAACTCaccctttttgcttttatttcaattttctactCTCTGACCCTCTTTGGCAACACCAGCATCATTGCTCTCTCAAGACTGGACCCTCGactgcacacacccatgtacttcttcctctgccACCTCTCCTTCCTGGACCTCTGCTATACCACCAGCACTGTGCCCCGGCTGCTGATCAACCTATCCAGACTTGATAGGACCATCAGCTATGGAGGGTGTGTGGCCCAGCTCTTCATATCTCTTGCCTTGGGCTCCACTGAGTGTGTACTTCTGGTAGTGATGGCCTTTGACCGCTATGCTGCTGTGTGTCATCCACTCCACTACACAACCATCATGCACCCTCATTTCTGCCAGGCACTGGCTATTGCCTCCTGGGTAGGAGGCCTCGTGAACTCTCTGATTCAGACAGGCCTCATGATGGCCATGCCTCTCTGTGGTAATCAGTTGAATCACTTCTTTTGTGAGATGCCTGTATTACTGAAGTTGGCTTGTGAGGATACAGGAGGAACAGAGGCCAAGATGTTTGTGGCCCGAGCCATAATCTTGGTCTTTCCTGCAGCACTGATAGTAGGCTCCTATGCAAACATTGCTCAGGCAGTGCTGAAGCTCACGTCAATGGCTGGGGGTAGAAAGGCTTTGGGGACATGTGGCTCCCACCTCCTTGTGGTTTGCCTTTTTTATGGCTCAGCCATGTACACCTATCTCCAACCTACAGGCACTTACTCTGAGAGTGAGGGAAAATTTGCTGCCCTTTTTTATACTATTATTACCCCTATGCTCAATCCTCTGATCTATACCCTAAGGAACAAGGATGTGAAAGGGGCTCTCTTGAAGGTACTAGGGAGAAATAGAGATTGA